A stretch of the uncultured Trichococcus sp. genome encodes the following:
- a CDS encoding DUF4956 domain-containing protein produces the protein MTTFTDILKNSFLEATSDFSIAAASVSLLSALFIGLFIFFIYKKTYAGVMYSKPFNTSLVLLSVLTTFVILAVTSNVVLSLGMVGALSIVRFRTAIKEPLDLVFLFWSISVGIILGAGLYSLAFLGSAFITVILLVLTGKVDSSAPYILMLQLDNENAELQATEIIKNRFGKVIVKSKSITDGQPELIYEVKVKNNETSFMNELSAIEGVQNATLVSYNGNQAG, from the coding sequence ATGACAACATTTACAGACATCTTAAAGAACAGTTTTTTGGAGGCAACATCCGATTTTTCAATCGCGGCGGCTTCAGTTTCCCTGCTATCGGCGCTCTTCATCGGCCTGTTCATCTTCTTCATCTATAAAAAGACCTATGCCGGCGTCATGTATTCGAAACCCTTCAACACGTCGTTGGTCCTGCTATCGGTCCTGACGACTTTCGTCATCCTGGCCGTGACATCCAACGTTGTTCTTTCCTTGGGGATGGTCGGTGCCCTTTCCATCGTCCGCTTCCGCACCGCCATCAAGGAGCCGCTTGACTTGGTCTTCCTCTTCTGGTCGATCAGCGTCGGCATCATCCTGGGCGCTGGCCTGTATTCCTTAGCCTTCCTGGGATCCGCATTCATCACTGTCATTCTGCTTGTTCTGACAGGGAAAGTCGATTCCTCGGCCCCTTACATTTTGATGCTGCAACTGGATAATGAGAATGCCGAATTGCAGGCGACAGAAATTATCAAAAACCGTTTCGGCAAAGTCATCGTAAAATCCAAGAGCATCACGGACGGTCAACCGGAATTGATCTATGAAGTAAAAGTCAAAAACAACGAAACGAGCTTCATGAATGAATTGAGCGCCATCGAAGGCGTCCAGAACGCCACTTTGGTCAGCTACAACGGCAACCAAGCCGGATGA
- a CDS encoding HAMP domain-containing sensor histidine kinase: protein MKMKTSKKSLKIRLLTTVTLLLAAVFAFIYLVFNFFFTQYIETTAASLLAEARQNYIERPFDEDKKLEPEPASSDAAFVDEPREKNPEPHTAFSSSVQKTIISEDFEILFPQIQDTGFSEDDSLTNFVSGLESSDIALALTADGNLELEDNLYYYSIAPNAEEDGTYAVFFLNMSDLFVFEQNLNQILLIIMLIGLVTIATITYLLVSRITKPLQTLALFAKEIGEGNYQTIDEEFVDLELHELKTTMNETTKKLKLYDADQRTFFQNASHELRTPLQIIKTNAEGIEIGIIDDKKGAIAIKNETDKLGMLVEDILYLSRLETRSSDRLTSTNDLRETLAYTAERYASVSNQKNLQVLFDFQKDPVLFHYDERDFERAFQNLISNALRYAKGIIRLGCKEIDNRIMITIHNDGEPISKADLPHIFDRFYKGNKGVHGIGLSIVQSIVQTYGGRIEVMSSAKGTTFTIILPQQNK from the coding sequence ATGAAAATGAAGACATCGAAAAAAAGTTTGAAGATCCGGCTTCTGACGACCGTCACCTTGTTGTTGGCGGCCGTCTTTGCCTTCATTTATCTGGTGTTCAATTTTTTCTTTACCCAGTACATCGAAACGACAGCGGCCTCATTGCTTGCCGAAGCGAGACAAAATTACATCGAGCGTCCCTTCGATGAGGACAAAAAATTGGAACCGGAACCCGCCTCATCGGATGCCGCTTTTGTGGATGAACCCCGGGAAAAAAATCCTGAACCGCATACGGCCTTCTCGTCCAGCGTCCAAAAGACGATCATTTCCGAAGATTTCGAAATCCTGTTCCCGCAGATCCAGGACACCGGATTCAGTGAGGATGATTCCTTGACGAATTTCGTTTCCGGATTGGAAAGTTCCGACATCGCGCTGGCATTGACAGCCGATGGGAATTTGGAATTGGAGGATAATCTCTACTACTATTCCATCGCTCCCAACGCCGAGGAGGACGGGACCTATGCGGTATTCTTCCTGAACATGTCTGATCTGTTCGTTTTCGAGCAGAATCTGAATCAGATCCTTTTGATCATCATGCTGATTGGGCTGGTGACCATCGCCACCATCACCTACCTGCTCGTTTCAAGAATCACGAAACCTTTGCAGACGCTGGCTTTGTTCGCGAAAGAGATCGGTGAAGGGAACTATCAGACGATCGACGAGGAATTCGTCGACCTGGAACTACATGAACTGAAGACGACCATGAACGAGACCACCAAAAAACTCAAGCTGTACGACGCCGATCAGCGCACATTCTTCCAGAACGCTTCCCATGAATTGCGGACACCGTTGCAGATCATCAAGACAAACGCGGAAGGCATCGAAATCGGCATCATCGATGACAAAAAAGGCGCCATCGCGATAAAAAATGAGACCGACAAACTGGGGATGCTCGTGGAGGATATCCTCTATCTGTCGCGTCTGGAGACCCGTTCATCGGACCGGTTGACCAGTACAAATGACCTCCGCGAGACATTGGCCTATACCGCCGAACGCTACGCCAGCGTCAGCAATCAAAAAAATCTGCAAGTGCTGTTCGACTTCCAGAAGGATCCTGTCCTGTTCCATTATGATGAACGGGATTTCGAACGGGCCTTCCAGAATCTCATCTCCAACGCCCTGCGTTACGCAAAAGGCATCATCCGTTTGGGCTGCAAGGAGATAGACAACCGGATCATGATCACCATCCACAATGATGGCGAACCGATTTCCAAGGCAGACCTGCCGCATATTTTCGACCGCTTCTACAAAGGTAACAAAGGCGTGCACGGCATCGGGCTCTCCATCGTCCAATCGATCGTGCAGACTTACGGCGGACGCATCGAAGTCATGTCCTCCGCAAAAGGAACAACTTTCACAATCATCCTGCCACAACAAAACAAATAA
- a CDS encoding patatin-like phospholipase family protein, whose amino-acid sequence MESPQQSEKGKELFGLSLAGGGLKSFAQLAVLHDLEKHHVKIDAVAGTSMGAVIAALVACGLTASEIEETLLDAEREFADRGVFSRPAYLLFQHVREHNNGFVELQNLQQMACQLFEKIGCRMLSDCRLPVAITTVDIHKSELIVFTNEPDFFTSPTGDWLIYPHDIELGIAVAASCAFPMIFSTATLDGRQLVDGGVMMNLPIPLFDRSRFSVLMSVSMIYDAVDRQLGSPFNVAIQSLDILIRQMDRQLTKQADIQVNFPIEPQLVFKVGAGQEVIAIAKEMLQNNPIDYALLEKRRQQR is encoded by the coding sequence ATGGAATCGCCGCAACAATCAGAAAAAGGGAAGGAACTGTTCGGGCTCAGTCTGGCTGGAGGCGGTCTGAAGTCCTTTGCGCAGCTTGCCGTCCTTCATGATCTGGAGAAGCATCATGTAAAAATCGATGCCGTAGCCGGCACTTCGATGGGCGCGGTCATAGCGGCTTTGGTCGCCTGCGGATTGACTGCATCCGAAATCGAGGAAACATTGCTGGATGCGGAAAGAGAATTTGCCGATCGTGGTGTCTTCAGCAGGCCCGCCTATCTGCTCTTTCAGCATGTTCGCGAACACAATAACGGTTTTGTTGAATTGCAGAATCTCCAGCAGATGGCCTGTCAATTATTCGAAAAAATAGGCTGTCGGATGCTCTCCGATTGCCGTTTGCCTGTCGCGATCACGACTGTCGATATCCATAAAAGTGAATTGATTGTTTTCACCAATGAACCCGATTTTTTCACAAGTCCGACGGGAGATTGGCTCATCTATCCACATGATATCGAATTGGGCATTGCCGTGGCGGCGTCCTGCGCGTTCCCGATGATTTTCTCCACTGCAACCTTAGACGGTAGACAGTTAGTCGATGGTGGAGTGATGATGAATTTGCCTATCCCTCTTTTTGATCGTTCACGTTTCAGTGTGCTCATGTCTGTGTCGATGATTTATGATGCGGTTGACCGTCAATTGGGGTCACCTTTTAATGTTGCGATCCAAAGTTTGGATATCCTGATCCGGCAGATGGATCGTCAATTGACGAAACAGGCGGATATCCAAGTCAACTTCCCGATTGAACCACAGCTTGTCTTCAAAGTGGGTGCCGGTCAGGAAGTCATTGCAATCGCCAAAGAGATGCTTCAGAATAATCCAATCGACTACGCTCTGCTGGAAAAGCGTCGACAACAGAGGTGA
- a CDS encoding EamA family transporter, whose product MWFLFAIVSVLAWGTADLFYKKGSDPKDKYSYLKIVIMVGAVMGIHAVYVMLTSGVVYDPSNMITYLPVSALYILSMAVGYAGLRFLELSISSPVQNSSGAISGLLTFIFLGQSMTGIQFFAVGLITVGVILLSVFEQRFAEAERKENKEMVDRKYKYGAIALLFPLGYALIDSLGTFADAWVFDRGMDEMQANISYELTWLIVAVLAWVYLVWIKKETFALRDQKDRGLAAIFETLGQFFYVFAISANAVIVAPLISSYSMVSVILSRIFLKEKLTAKQYAVIAMIMVGIFILGFE is encoded by the coding sequence ATGTGGTTTTTGTTTGCGATAGTTTCCGTTTTGGCCTGGGGCACAGCGGATTTGTTTTATAAAAAAGGGAGCGATCCGAAGGACAAATACAGTTATCTGAAGATCGTCATCATGGTCGGTGCGGTCATGGGGATCCATGCGGTCTACGTCATGCTGACTTCGGGAGTGGTCTATGATCCGAGTAACATGATCACCTATCTGCCGGTATCGGCGCTGTACATTTTATCGATGGCGGTCGGCTACGCCGGTCTGCGGTTTCTGGAACTGTCGATCTCTTCACCTGTACAGAACTCGTCCGGGGCGATATCCGGTTTGTTGACTTTTATTTTCCTGGGGCAATCCATGACGGGGATCCAGTTTTTTGCGGTAGGACTGATCACGGTCGGCGTCATCCTGCTGTCGGTTTTTGAGCAACGATTTGCCGAGGCGGAACGGAAAGAGAATAAAGAAATGGTGGACCGCAAATATAAATACGGTGCGATCGCTTTACTGTTTCCATTGGGATATGCATTGATCGATTCACTTGGGACGTTCGCGGATGCTTGGGTATTCGACAGAGGGATGGATGAAATGCAAGCGAACATCTCCTATGAATTGACCTGGCTGATCGTTGCCGTTCTGGCCTGGGTTTACCTTGTCTGGATCAAGAAGGAGACGTTCGCCCTGCGCGATCAGAAAGACCGCGGTTTGGCAGCCATCTTTGAAACGTTGGGGCAGTTTTTCTATGTGTTTGCGATCAGCGCGAACGCAGTCATCGTTGCGCCGCTGATTTCTTCCTATAGTATGGTATCCGTCATCCTTTCGCGCATCTTCCTGAAGGAAAAGCTGACCGCAAAACAATACGCGGTCATCGCGATGATCATGGTAGGGATCTTTATCTTGGGATTTGAATAA
- a CDS encoding serine hydrolase has protein sequence MKKRKRLKKKYSFLFTSLFLAGCVTFLLWNLAKSHEGESSSSAQTLTTDLAYAVDEGADEVLEADETSIAEANAILQSSAIMTTAGENLAADLDELNAAYPDQLGFVLINEQTGEAVTTNESRVFTSASLYKLFLAYAILVKVDAGILSLQDQMADGATIDDYLTSTITVSANEPAKELAYLIGWENIETFIHEQGFVSTSFNPYLEYDGVYYNGDLETTPAEVAFLLERLLAGELLSESSTAYFLGLLGDQQLVYALNTGLTDEVTFAHKTGLLDDVSHDAGVLTMDGQNYIVAVLTNGWQNATDDATPVFEGIGSAVMTYLYAQ, from the coding sequence ATGAAAAAAAGAAAAAGATTAAAAAAGAAATATTCGTTTCTCTTTACTAGCCTCTTCCTTGCGGGCTGCGTCACGTTCCTGCTGTGGAATCTGGCAAAATCCCATGAAGGAGAAAGCTCCTCATCAGCCCAGACACTGACGACGGATCTCGCTTACGCGGTTGATGAAGGGGCGGATGAAGTACTTGAAGCTGATGAGACCAGCATAGCGGAAGCGAATGCGATTCTCCAGAGTAGCGCGATCATGACGACAGCCGGAGAAAATTTGGCGGCGGATTTGGATGAACTGAATGCTGCCTATCCTGATCAGCTTGGTTTTGTCCTCATCAACGAGCAGACCGGAGAAGCTGTCACGACTAATGAATCCCGCGTTTTCACCAGCGCGAGCCTGTACAAATTGTTTCTGGCGTATGCCATCCTTGTAAAGGTCGATGCTGGTATACTCTCCTTGCAGGATCAGATGGCGGACGGGGCAACGATCGATGATTACCTGACCAGCACCATCACTGTTTCGGCAAATGAACCCGCAAAGGAACTCGCATACCTGATCGGATGGGAGAACATCGAAACCTTCATCCATGAGCAGGGATTCGTTTCCACGAGTTTTAACCCCTACCTGGAGTACGACGGCGTCTATTACAACGGCGACTTGGAAACAACCCCAGCCGAAGTGGCATTCTTGTTGGAGCGCCTGTTGGCGGGTGAGTTGCTTTCAGAATCAAGCACAGCGTACTTTCTGGGACTCTTGGGTGATCAGCAGCTCGTCTATGCACTGAACACGGGCCTTACCGATGAAGTAACCTTTGCCCATAAAACCGGCTTGTTGGATGATGTCTCCCATGATGCCGGCGTGCTGACGATGGACGGCCAGAATTATATCGTAGCCGTTCTGACGAATGGTTGGCAAAACGCGACCGATGACGCCACCCCAGTATTCGAGGGAATCGGATCGGCTGTAATGACCTACTTGTATGCGCAATGA
- a CDS encoding SRPBCC family protein: MATFEKTIFINAPVQKVYEYTINPENWSHFYNGLAEPESISGKGEVGTIVKSGYSLMGIHFPITIEVTECQLTDDGAIWSGNITGSFPTKQTSRYVAKDGGTELTFDIDSVPPETLFTKILDKLVTDKMEENSAQHTLENIKAICESAQ, translated from the coding sequence ATGGCTACCTTTGAAAAAACGATTTTCATCAATGCACCAGTCCAAAAAGTCTATGAGTACACAATCAACCCCGAAAATTGGTCACACTTCTACAACGGCCTTGCCGAACCGGAAAGCATCAGCGGAAAAGGCGAAGTAGGTACCATCGTCAAATCGGGCTATTCCTTGATGGGGATCCATTTCCCGATCACCATCGAAGTGACGGAATGCCAGCTTACTGACGATGGCGCAATCTGGAGCGGGAACATCACCGGGAGTTTTCCGACCAAGCAAACCAGCCGCTATGTCGCAAAAGATGGAGGAACGGAACTAACATTCGATATCGACAGTGTGCCGCCTGAAACGTTGTTCACGAAAATTCTGGATAAACTGGTAACGGACAAAATGGAAGAAAACTCTGCCCAACACACACTTGAAAACATAAAAGCTATCTGTGAATCCGCACAATAA
- a CDS encoding IS630 family transposase, whose amino-acid sequence MPSKENAAFVACMEDVLDVYELPYDPQHPVVCMDEKPYQLLGESREPLPMRKGSDQKIDSEYVREGTCSIFIFTEPLGGVRHVNVRKQRTSVDWAEEIQYLVDIGYPNVEKITLILDNLNTHTLASLYRAFPPEEARRIARRLEIHFTPLHGSWLNIAEIELNVMTRQCLHRRIDDFEKLRSELAAWERERNTRSSKIRWHFTNNQAREKMASLYPKIEKSNI is encoded by the coding sequence ATCCCGTCAAAAGAAAACGCAGCATTCGTAGCGTGCATGGAAGATGTCCTCGACGTGTATGAGTTACCTTACGATCCTCAACACCCAGTCGTTTGTATGGACGAAAAACCCTATCAACTTTTGGGTGAATCAAGGGAACCTCTTCCTATGCGAAAAGGCAGTGACCAAAAAATTGATTCTGAATATGTGCGAGAAGGCACTTGTAGCATTTTTATCTTCACTGAACCACTGGGTGGAGTCCGACACGTGAACGTACGTAAGCAACGAACGTCAGTAGATTGGGCCGAGGAGATTCAATACCTTGTAGATATTGGTTATCCCAATGTTGAAAAAATCACTTTAATTCTGGATAATCTCAATACACATACACTCGCTTCACTCTACAGAGCATTCCCGCCTGAAGAGGCACGAAGGATAGCCCGCCGCTTAGAGATTCATTTCACGCCATTACATGGTAGTTGGTTGAATATTGCCGAAATAGAATTAAATGTTATGACCAGGCAATGTTTACATCGCAGAATTGATGATTTTGAAAAACTCCGTTCGGAGTTGGCTGCATGGGAGCGGGAACGGAATACCCGATCATCAAAAATCCGTTGGCATTTTACAAATAATCAAGCGCGAGAAAAGATGGCTTCGTTGTATCCGAAAATTGAAAAATCAAATATTTGA
- a CDS encoding 50S ribosomal protein L25, producing the protein MKLQVEKRDKVGSSAAKRARSDKKLTAIIYGKDVEATPVLLDAKDFDEVLKQLGKNAIFEVSISDGKTMQVIVKDIQQAALKNQIQNVELQALTKGQKLTMTVAIHLVGSEEVKEGVLTQTLNELEIETDAAHVPAEFQIAVNEMNIGDTLTVADIKVDAGITVLADAEAAVVILAAPATETADEEEASTEAEAAE; encoded by the coding sequence ATGAAATTACAAGTAGAGAAACGCGACAAGGTTGGCTCATCTGCAGCAAAACGTGCACGATCGGACAAGAAACTCACTGCAATCATCTATGGTAAAGATGTTGAAGCCACTCCCGTATTACTTGACGCAAAAGATTTTGACGAGGTACTCAAGCAATTAGGTAAAAATGCAATCTTTGAAGTCAGCATATCCGATGGAAAAACGATGCAAGTCATCGTTAAGGATATCCAACAAGCTGCCTTGAAGAACCAAATCCAAAACGTAGAATTACAAGCTCTCACAAAAGGCCAAAAATTGACGATGACTGTTGCGATTCACTTAGTCGGCAGCGAAGAAGTCAAAGAAGGTGTCCTGACCCAAACATTGAATGAGTTGGAGATTGAAACGGACGCTGCCCATGTCCCTGCCGAATTCCAAATCGCCGTAAATGAAATGAATATCGGTGATACCCTGACGGTTGCCGATATCAAAGTTGATGCCGGCATTACGGTCCTTGCGGACGCGGAAGCCGCTGTTGTCATCTTAGCAGCTCCTGCTACAGAAACAGCAGACGAAGAAGAAGCTTCAACTGAAGCAGAAGCAGCTGAATAA
- a CDS encoding response regulator transcription factor: protein MNEQIYIAEDEEGIRLTVKTFLESEGYVVSDFPNGDLLYDAFLNKQPDLVILDVMMPGSSGFEITKKIRDISSVPIIILTAKDSDMDYATGINLGSDDYFTKPFSAIALNMRVKAMLRRIKMDQERLPVHQEDTTLRIGDIEIDLAAMSVKQNGTSLNLTPNEYNVFVYLIENKNRAVSRDELLDSIWGYGKDIETRACDDTVRRLRKKLAGSTVEIETVWGFGFTVKESSAG, encoded by the coding sequence ATGAATGAACAAATATATATCGCAGAAGATGAAGAGGGCATCCGTTTGACGGTGAAGACCTTTCTGGAGAGCGAGGGCTATGTGGTCTCCGACTTTCCGAACGGCGATCTGCTCTACGATGCTTTCCTGAATAAACAGCCGGACTTGGTCATCCTCGATGTGATGATGCCCGGATCGAGCGGCTTCGAGATCACCAAAAAAATACGCGACATCAGTTCGGTTCCGATCATCATCCTGACCGCAAAAGACAGCGACATGGATTACGCGACAGGCATCAACTTGGGCAGTGATGATTATTTCACAAAGCCATTCAGTGCCATCGCCCTGAATATGCGCGTGAAAGCGATGCTGCGCCGCATCAAGATGGATCAGGAACGCCTGCCGGTCCATCAGGAAGACACTACGCTGCGGATCGGCGATATCGAAATCGATCTGGCCGCCATGTCCGTCAAACAGAATGGTACTTCCCTCAACCTGACACCAAATGAGTACAATGTATTCGTTTATCTAATCGAAAACAAAAACCGTGCCGTTTCCAGGGACGAGCTTTTGGACTCGATCTGGGGCTACGGCAAGGACATCGAGACGCGCGCCTGCGATGATACTGTCAGGCGCTTGCGCAAAAAACTGGCCGGTTCCACAGTCGAGATCGAGACCGTTTGGGGATTCGGCTTCACCGTGAAGGAGTCGTCTGCGGGATGA
- a CDS encoding carbohydrate-binding domain-containing protein, which translates to MKNTIMNLKNRPLTQMLALTGTLALLTACSTEASTTTASSDGSSTEATVASTLASDSSYSESNSTAIRFSDQTITVDGSGAAADGSILTITQPGTYILSGTLSEGQVRVETVDEADVQIVLDGATITNSTGAAIYVKSANSATITLAEGTTNTLSDGETYTFEDSEDEPDATLFSKSDLILNGTGTLAIEANYAHAIKGKDDVTIAEGTYDITSVGDAIKGRDSLFISSGTFTIDAGGDGLQSTNEEEEGKGTLTIESGTFTITAAADGIQAATTLQILGGDFTITTGGGSANSSTTSEAWGIWGAPAAEATTTTTEETTSAKGLKAAGSLAISGGTFVLDTSDDAIHTNDKIQITGGDFTIASGDDGIHADSALTIDDGTIDITQSYEGIEATEITINGGDITLTTSDDGINAAGGNDASAVSGRPGENTFTSTAEGAGLLTINGGTLVVNASGDGLDSNGSIEMNDGTVIVNGPTDNMNGTLDYDSSFNINGGTLIGVGSSGMALSPSSTSAQSFLFTSSIPLAADEAIQITGPDGEVIMTFEASKTAQSLVFSSPDLVNGSAYTVTTGGTVSGDSTTGIYEDTSFSGGSSTVEVSATTEASGGQMGGMPSGGFAK; encoded by the coding sequence ATGAAAAATACTATAATGAACTTAAAGAACAGGCCGCTTACTCAAATGCTCGCACTGACAGGCACTCTTGCCTTATTGACCGCTTGCTCCACAGAAGCGAGCACCACAACAGCATCCAGCGACGGCTCGAGCACTGAGGCGACCGTTGCATCCACCCTTGCATCAGACTCCAGTTATTCAGAAAGCAACAGCACAGCCATCCGTTTTTCCGACCAGACGATCACAGTCGACGGATCCGGAGCCGCTGCTGACGGTTCGATCCTGACCATCACGCAACCAGGCACGTATATCCTCAGCGGAACCCTGAGCGAAGGCCAGGTCCGTGTCGAAACAGTCGATGAGGCCGATGTCCAGATCGTCCTTGACGGGGCTACCATCACGAATTCCACAGGAGCTGCCATCTATGTGAAAAGCGCCAACTCCGCGACCATCACTTTGGCTGAAGGAACGACCAATACATTAAGCGACGGTGAAACCTATACCTTTGAAGACAGTGAAGACGAGCCGGATGCCACCCTGTTCAGCAAATCCGACCTTATCCTGAACGGAACGGGAACGTTGGCCATCGAGGCAAACTATGCCCATGCCATAAAAGGTAAGGATGATGTGACCATCGCAGAAGGAACCTACGACATCACTTCTGTCGGCGACGCCATCAAAGGACGCGATTCGCTCTTCATCAGCTCCGGTACCTTCACGATCGATGCTGGCGGCGACGGACTGCAGTCGACTAACGAGGAAGAAGAAGGCAAAGGAACTTTGACGATCGAATCAGGCACCTTTACGATCACGGCAGCCGCGGACGGCATCCAAGCCGCAACCACTCTGCAGATACTTGGTGGCGACTTTACGATCACAACCGGAGGCGGCAGCGCGAACAGCAGCACAACAAGCGAAGCATGGGGAATATGGGGAGCACCTGCTGCAGAAGCAACCACCACTACCACCGAGGAAACAACCAGCGCCAAAGGTTTGAAAGCGGCAGGTTCATTAGCGATCTCCGGCGGCACCTTCGTCTTGGATACCTCCGATGACGCCATCCATACCAATGACAAGATCCAAATCACAGGTGGAGACTTCACGATTGCTTCTGGGGATGATGGGATCCATGCCGACAGCGCCTTGACAATCGATGACGGAACCATAGATATCACTCAAAGTTATGAAGGCATCGAGGCTACCGAAATCACGATTAATGGCGGAGACATCACTTTGACTACCTCAGATGATGGCATCAATGCCGCAGGCGGAAACGATGCGTCAGCCGTCAGCGGACGCCCTGGCGAAAACACGTTCACCTCGACTGCAGAAGGAGCCGGACTCTTGACCATCAACGGCGGAACACTAGTGGTAAACGCGAGCGGTGACGGTCTCGACAGCAACGGCAGCATTGAAATGAACGATGGTACAGTGATCGTCAACGGTCCGACCGACAACATGAACGGTACATTGGATTACGACAGCTCGTTCAACATAAATGGCGGCACCCTGATCGGGGTTGGCAGTTCCGGAATGGCGCTGAGCCCTTCTTCGACCTCCGCTCAAAGCTTCCTGTTCACATCTTCTATCCCATTGGCTGCAGATGAAGCCATCCAGATCACCGGTCCGGACGGAGAAGTGATCATGACCTTTGAGGCTTCTAAAACGGCACAGTCGCTTGTATTCTCCAGTCCTGACCTGGTCAACGGCTCTGCGTACACAGTCACAACCGGCGGAACAGTATCCGGTGACTCCACTACCGGCATCTACGAAGATACGTCCTTCAGCGGCGGTTCATCCACCGTTGAGGTCAGCGCCACAACCGAAGCAAGCGGCGGACAAATGGGCGGCATGCCTTCTGGCGGCTTCGCTAAATAA
- a CDS encoding polyphosphate polymerase domain-containing protein encodes MSEICYRNEFKHEISQKNKVILTSRLRKFLKHDENSVGNSYSIRSLYFDTIYDDAYWDKEDGRSYREKFRIRYYNNDTSFIRLEKKVKDGAVGYKRSACITKEMTDQLIQKKYDCLAEAKHPLLQEFYAKCKSQCMEPKVIITYEREAFAYAPGNTRITLDFDMHASTQVASFFHDGRIGIREPGIDCVLEVKFDNYLPEWIQNLVQTEETTSTSHSKYVIGRHLNQI; translated from the coding sequence ATGAGCGAAATATGCTACCGAAACGAATTCAAACACGAGATTTCCCAAAAGAACAAAGTCATCCTGACAAGTCGTCTGAGGAAATTCCTGAAGCACGACGAGAATTCAGTAGGCAACAGTTACAGCATCCGAAGTCTCTATTTTGACACGATTTATGATGATGCTTATTGGGATAAAGAGGATGGCCGGAGCTACCGCGAAAAATTCCGGATCCGTTATTACAACAATGACACTTCCTTTATCCGTCTGGAGAAGAAAGTCAAGGACGGCGCAGTCGGTTACAAACGGAGCGCCTGCATCACGAAAGAAATGACCGACCAGCTCATCCAAAAAAAATATGACTGCCTTGCGGAGGCCAAGCATCCGTTGCTCCAGGAGTTTTATGCGAAGTGCAAAAGCCAATGCATGGAACCAAAAGTGATCATCACCTACGAACGGGAAGCCTTCGCCTATGCTCCTGGGAACACGCGCATCACCCTGGATTTTGATATGCATGCCAGCACACAAGTAGCCTCTTTCTTCCATGATGGCCGGATCGGAATACGGGAACCCGGGATCGACTGCGTACTGGAAGTCAAATTCGACAACTATCTGCCGGAATGGATCCAAAATCTGGTGCAGACAGAAGAAACAACCAGCACCTCCCATTCAAAATACGTCATCGGAAGACATTTGAATCAAATATAA
- a CDS encoding GNAT family N-acetyltransferase: protein MTLTHRNATLDDVEDIVAIYNQTISSRMVTADLEPVTVKQKMGWFLDHSPSYRPIWVFEEDGKICAWVSFQPFHERAAYDKTAELSIYIHEDYRGKKMGTQIMEAVLAACDELDITNLVCLIFGHNAPSIGLMKKFGFEQWGYLPRVAELDGIERDLVYMGKRVRD from the coding sequence ATGACCCTTACACATAGAAACGCAACTTTAGACGATGTGGAAGATATCGTCGCCATCTACAACCAGACGATCTCCAGCCGGATGGTGACGGCTGACCTTGAACCGGTGACCGTCAAACAAAAAATGGGCTGGTTCCTGGACCATTCGCCCAGCTACAGACCAATCTGGGTTTTTGAAGAGGATGGAAAAATCTGTGCTTGGGTGAGCTTTCAGCCTTTCCATGAGCGCGCCGCCTACGATAAGACGGCAGAATTGAGTATCTATATCCATGAAGACTACCGCGGCAAAAAAATGGGTACGCAGATCATGGAAGCAGTATTGGCTGCCTGCGACGAACTGGATATCACGAATCTGGTCTGCCTCATCTTCGGACACAATGCACCAAGCATCGGGCTGATGAAAAAATTCGGTTTCGAACAATGGGGATATTTACCGAGGGTAGCCGAGCTCGACGGCATCGAGCGCGATCTCGTCTACATGGGCAAAAGAGTGCGCGACTGA